The following are encoded together in the Neomonachus schauinslandi chromosome X, ASM220157v2, whole genome shotgun sequence genome:
- the LOC110574609 gene encoding heat shock transcription factor, X-linked-like: MSPPSNAPPLSMASEEDSCRPGRAPGRGPLPFPAEAAAPALGSESGAPPAAPAATLAQPVSAGDPGFRLLPKENAFRALPQEPLFKRPCTSRDALPVGAGHLLCLPFPKKLWKIVNSDQFASIWWDNNGTCMGITEKLSQKEILERDGPNEVSETGCMKSFVRQLSLYGFGKLRQDVHTSVSLTHFLTGGAPVHVLSKLQFYRSPFFQRDCPHLLVRMKRRVGVKSASRQTESEPEALASPRQHLEPMHPCGLLLGLAAGPPVLLPEPTTQLPGAGLLPVCHPWAPSVAAAPAAPGTVIPHPPNPFHCCPDCRCSPEYLPPTDGSPEYPHCAHYSS, translated from the exons ATGTCACCCCCAAGTAACGCGCCGCCGCTGAGTATGGCCAGCGAGGAGGATAGTTGCCGGCCGGGCCGGGCGCCGGGCCGCGGGCCGCTGCCCTTCCCCGCAGAAGCCGCGGCTCCCGCCCTGGGCTCGGAGAGCGGTGCTCCTCCAGCCGCCCCTGCCGCCACGCTGGCCCAGCCGGTGTCAGCTGGGGACCCTGGCTTCAGGCTGCTGCCCAAGGAAAACGCTTTTCGAGCCTTGCCCCAAGAGCCTCTGTTCAAAAGGCCATGCACCAGCCGGGACGCCCTGCCCGTGGGGGCAGGCCatctcctctgcctgcccttccccaagAAGCTGTGGAAAATCGTCAACAGCGACCAGTTTGCATCCATTTGGTGGGACAACAATGGCACTTGTATGGGCATCACCGAGAAGCTGTCTCAGAAGGAGATCTTGGAGAGGGATGGCCCCAACGAAGTGTCTGAAACGGGCTGTATGAAGAGTTTCGTCCGCCAGCTCAGCCTCTATGGATTCGGCAAACTGCGCCAAGACGTTCACACATCCGTGAGCCTTACCCACTTTCTCACCGGAGGGGCACCCGTCCACGTCCTGAGCAAG TTACAGTTCTACAGGAGCCCCTTCTTTCAGAGAGACTGCCCGCACCTGCTGGTGAGGATGAAGAGGAGAGTGGGCGTTAAATCCGCGTCAAGGCAGACGGAGAGCGAGCCTGAAGCCCTGGCGTCCCCCCGGCAGCACCTAGAGCCA ATGCACCCTTGCGGGCTGCTGCTGGGCCTGGCCGCCGGGCCCCCCGTGCTGCTCCCCGAGCCCACCACGCAGCTCCCCGGGGCTGGGCTGCTGCCCGTGTGCCACCCCTGGGCGCCCAGCGTGGCTGCTGCACCCGCCGCCCCCGGGACTGTGATTCCTCATCCCCCAAACCCCTTCCACTGCTGTCCGGACTGCCGCTGTTCCCCCGAATACCTGCCACCTACCGACGGGTCCCCCGAGTACCCCCACTGCGCACACTACAGCAGCTAG